The following coding sequences lie in one Arthrobacter sp. SLBN-122 genomic window:
- a CDS encoding DUF4193 domain-containing protein produces the protein MASDYDEVRPEVKESQERSLEALRTENTPDARSVARELDEAETVDGIGLPGDFIAEELVVEVVPQKEDEFTCSSCFLVRHRSQLDRERDGHAYCIECEG, from the coding sequence GTGGCAAGCGATTACGACGAAGTCCGGCCAGAAGTCAAAGAGTCGCAGGAACGGTCCCTGGAGGCCCTGCGCACTGAGAACACCCCGGACGCCCGCAGCGTGGCCAGGGAACTCGATGAAGCCGAAACGGTGGACGGGATAGGACTGCCAGGGGACTTCATCGCCGAGGAGCTCGTCGTCGAAGTCGTCCCGCAGAAAGAGGACGAATTCACCTGCTCGTCCTGCTTTCTGGTCCGCCACCGTTCCCAGCTGGACCGGGAAAGGGACGGCCACGCCTACTGCATCGAATGTGAGGGATGA
- a CDS encoding phosphatase PAP2 family protein, whose translation MATADGPMTGWFVDHRTAAATAVLAGLAFVFGPVALPVITLLATTGWALRTHRLWRPLLLAGSMLTGVIVTEVIAHAVGRSRPPTALMMLGADATSSFPSGHVVGASNFLLIGAYLLFSRSSRTLSVILAFTAAAGGLALEAASRVYLGYHWFTDTLASASISVVLLAVVIMLDISRGDQRQNNEGSHNSNTVAFPQIKRDTGKDNHG comes from the coding sequence GTGGCAACGGCTGACGGGCCCATGACCGGATGGTTCGTGGATCACCGGACCGCAGCGGCCACAGCCGTCTTGGCAGGACTCGCCTTCGTGTTCGGCCCGGTGGCGCTTCCGGTGATAACGCTGCTCGCCACGACGGGCTGGGCCCTGCGGACCCACCGTCTTTGGCGACCCCTGCTGCTCGCCGGGTCGATGCTTACGGGGGTCATCGTCACGGAAGTTATTGCGCACGCCGTGGGACGCTCCCGGCCCCCAACGGCCCTGATGATGCTGGGCGCCGATGCGACGTCGTCGTTTCCTTCCGGGCACGTCGTCGGCGCCTCCAACTTCCTGCTCATCGGCGCATATCTTCTCTTCTCCCGGTCCTCCCGCACGCTGTCCGTCATACTGGCCTTCACCGCTGCTGCCGGAGGCCTGGCGCTGGAAGCAGCAAGCCGCGTCTACCTTGGCTATCACTGGTTTACCGACACGCTCGCATCCGCCTCAATCTCCGTAGTCCTCCTTGCGGTGGTGATCATGCTGGACATCAGCCGCGGCGACCAGCGGCAGAACAATGAGGGCAGCCACAATTCGAATACCGTTGCGTTCCCGCAAATAAAGCGCGACACTGGCAAAGACAACCACGGCTAA
- a CDS encoding glucose 1-dehydrogenase, with the protein MRALTVTPGVKDSLHLRDIPQPETGGGQVLVEALAVGLCGTDSEIIDAEYGEAPPGQDYLVLGHENLGRVVEAPEDSGLAAGDLVVGIVRRPDPEPCKACAAGEWDMCLNGKYTEHGIKGLDGFAREQWRTAPDAVVKLDAGLEDVGVLLEPTTIVAKAWEQINRIGQRAFFDPHVAVVTGAGPVGLLAALLGVQQGLEVHVFDIVKDGPKPELVRALGATYHSETLPDSGLKPNVLVECTGVTPVVLDALRCRAQDAITCLTGVSGTGKQTEVDVGALNREEVLMNGVVFGSVNANRRHYDAGAKALAAADADWLHRLISRRVPLEKFAEAFDHRRDDVKVVLDLQAKDDGGTRQR; encoded by the coding sequence ATGCGTGCGCTGACAGTTACCCCTGGAGTCAAGGACTCCCTTCACCTGCGCGATATTCCCCAACCGGAGACGGGCGGGGGCCAGGTGCTGGTGGAGGCACTGGCCGTGGGCCTGTGCGGCACGGACAGCGAGATCATCGACGCGGAATACGGCGAGGCCCCGCCCGGCCAGGACTATCTGGTGCTGGGGCACGAGAACCTGGGCCGGGTGGTGGAGGCTCCGGAGGATTCCGGGCTCGCGGCGGGAGACCTGGTGGTGGGCATTGTCCGCAGGCCCGATCCCGAGCCGTGCAAGGCCTGCGCCGCCGGTGAATGGGATATGTGCCTGAACGGCAAGTACACCGAGCACGGCATCAAAGGCCTGGACGGATTTGCCCGCGAGCAATGGCGCACGGCCCCGGATGCCGTGGTGAAACTGGACGCCGGGCTCGAGGACGTGGGAGTGCTGCTGGAGCCCACCACCATCGTGGCCAAGGCCTGGGAGCAGATCAACAGGATCGGGCAGCGGGCCTTCTTCGACCCCCATGTCGCAGTGGTGACCGGGGCCGGACCCGTTGGCCTGCTCGCCGCGCTCCTGGGCGTCCAGCAGGGCCTGGAGGTGCACGTGTTCGACATCGTCAAGGACGGGCCCAAGCCGGAGTTGGTCCGCGCCCTTGGCGCCACCTACCACAGCGAGACCCTGCCGGACTCCGGCCTCAAGCCCAATGTCCTGGTGGAATGCACCGGCGTGACCCCCGTGGTGCTGGACGCCCTCCGCTGCCGCGCCCAGGATGCCATCACCTGCCTGACCGGCGTCTCAGGCACCGGGAAGCAAACCGAGGTGGACGTGGGCGCGCTGAACCGCGAGGAAGTACTCATGAACGGCGTGGTCTTCGGCAGCGTCAACGCCAACCGGCGCCACTACGACGCCGGCGCCAAGGCCCTGGCTGCTGCTGACGCGGACTGGCTGCACCGGCTCATCAGCCGCCGGGTGCCCCTGGAAAAATTCGCCGAGGCCTTCGATCACCGCCGGGATGACGTCAAAGTGGTGCTGGACCTCCAGGCGAAGGACGACGGCGGGACCCGTCAGCGATGA
- a CDS encoding MarR family transcriptional regulator gives MPMETSAGSGPVPEALSREVEAVMAAADTLMRVVARSVAEVEDIVNTPQLRVLVLIHTHGPQNLGGVAAELGVHASNATRICDRLVAADLLQRREDPADRRYIRLELTREGRELVDTVLQHRRQAIAEVIARMPAGRRPALAAALEAFAAAAGGQGTSDGRFTLGSGA, from the coding sequence ATGCCCATGGAAACATCTGCCGGATCTGGGCCGGTCCCGGAAGCTCTGAGTCGGGAAGTCGAAGCCGTGATGGCCGCCGCCGACACCCTCATGCGCGTAGTGGCGCGCTCCGTTGCCGAGGTTGAGGACATCGTTAATACCCCGCAACTGCGGGTGCTGGTGCTGATCCACACCCACGGACCCCAAAACCTGGGCGGTGTGGCCGCAGAGCTTGGCGTGCACGCCTCCAACGCCACCCGCATCTGCGACCGGCTGGTAGCGGCTGACCTGCTGCAGCGCCGCGAAGATCCCGCTGACCGCCGGTACATCCGGCTGGAGTTAACCCGTGAAGGCAGGGAACTGGTCGATACCGTGCTGCAGCACCGGCGGCAGGCCATTGCCGAGGTAATCGCCAGGATGCCCGCCGGGCGGCGGCCCGCACTGGCTGCAGCGCTGGAGGCCTTCGCAGCCGCCGCCGGTGGCCAGGGTACCTCCGACGGTCGCTTTACGTTGGGATCCGGCGCCTGA
- a CDS encoding gluconate 2-dehydrogenase subunit 3 family protein, translating to MSSLPLETSDGGGRYPGFNTLAQADHWDRATAAVVESRLGMPPDVRFFTPGEEAAARALFDLLLGQQGEPRVPVVNMVDARLAEEQTDGWHYDNMPRDGEAWRATLAALDSEARSRTGCTFARLDPEQQAGLLQDICNLDRKLWHGLPADRVWSLWTRYACTAFYSHPLAWDEIGFAGPAYPRGYKNLGVDRLEPFEVRDVRPGADPTHGADR from the coding sequence ATGAGCAGCCTTCCGCTGGAAACGTCCGACGGCGGCGGCCGCTACCCGGGCTTCAACACCCTTGCCCAGGCGGACCATTGGGACCGGGCCACTGCCGCCGTCGTCGAATCCCGCCTGGGCATGCCGCCGGACGTCCGTTTCTTCACCCCCGGGGAGGAGGCTGCGGCGCGTGCCCTCTTTGACCTGCTGCTGGGCCAGCAGGGCGAGCCCCGCGTGCCCGTGGTGAACATGGTGGACGCCCGGCTGGCCGAGGAGCAAACCGATGGCTGGCACTACGACAACATGCCGCGGGACGGTGAAGCGTGGCGGGCAACGCTGGCGGCGCTGGACAGTGAAGCGCGCTCCCGTACCGGCTGCACCTTCGCCCGGCTGGATCCGGAGCAGCAGGCCGGACTCCTGCAGGACATCTGCAACCTTGACCGGAAACTGTGGCACGGACTGCCGGCGGACCGGGTGTGGAGCCTCTGGACCCGGTACGCCTGCACCGCGTTCTACTCGCATCCCCTGGCCTGGGACGAAATCGGCTTCGCCGGACCGGCCTACCCGCGCGGCTACAAGAACCTGGGGGTGGACCGGCTGGAGCCGTTCGAGGTGCGGGACGTCCGCCCCGGTGCGGATCCGACGCATGGGGCAGACCGGTGA
- a CDS encoding GMC family oxidoreductase produces MNRVRERNESAWLLPAGPGSNLRLREDMRRYSETEEVDMVIVGCGAGGATLLQRLARAGWRAVGLDAGPFWEPERDWVSDEAGSHHLYWTEPRVISGTDPVPLGSNNSGRGVGGSMVHFAGYTPRFHPSDFRTFTADGVGADWPLDYANLRPYYEDIEAELPVAGEHWPWGDPHGYPHRPHPVSGNGDLFLRGARACGITAKVGPVAIANGRFGNRPHCIYRGFCLQGCKVNAKASPLITHVPDALAHGAEIRPDSMATRICFDEQTGLATGVEYVQGGITRFQRARMVAVAGYSIETPRLLLNSTSPRFPQGMCNDFDQVGRYLMVQGAPQTAGRFQAEVRMWKAPPPEVSTEDFYETDLSKPYKRGFSIQCVSPLPITWAEHVAAQGHWGPTLRRYMSDYPHWACLGALCEFLPLEENRVTLAEETDRHGIPVARFSYSQCDNDRQLMSAAQKVMEEILTAAGAEEVITINRYAHLVGGARMSATQEDGVVDRNCRSFAVPNLLVTDGSVLPTQGSANPALTIMALAARAARVLVQGARRGAPMSAKED; encoded by the coding sequence GTGAACAGGGTCCGCGAGCGCAATGAGTCCGCGTGGCTGCTCCCTGCCGGGCCCGGCAGCAACCTGCGGCTGCGGGAGGACATGCGGCGGTACAGCGAAACCGAAGAGGTGGACATGGTGATCGTGGGCTGCGGAGCCGGCGGGGCCACCCTGCTGCAGCGCCTGGCCCGCGCCGGCTGGCGTGCCGTTGGCCTGGACGCCGGGCCGTTCTGGGAGCCGGAGCGGGACTGGGTCAGCGATGAGGCCGGGTCCCACCATCTCTATTGGACCGAACCACGCGTCATTTCCGGGACGGATCCTGTGCCCCTGGGGTCGAACAACTCGGGCCGTGGAGTGGGCGGATCCATGGTGCACTTCGCCGGCTACACGCCGCGTTTCCACCCCAGCGACTTCCGCACCTTCACCGCAGACGGGGTGGGCGCTGACTGGCCCCTGGACTACGCGAACCTGCGGCCGTACTACGAGGACATCGAAGCGGAGCTGCCGGTGGCCGGCGAGCACTGGCCGTGGGGCGATCCGCATGGCTACCCCCACCGGCCGCATCCGGTGTCCGGCAACGGGGACCTCTTCCTCCGCGGTGCCAGGGCGTGCGGGATCACGGCCAAGGTGGGGCCGGTGGCCATTGCCAACGGCAGGTTCGGCAACCGGCCGCACTGCATTTACCGCGGCTTCTGCCTCCAGGGCTGCAAGGTCAACGCCAAAGCCTCGCCCCTGATCACGCACGTTCCGGACGCGCTGGCGCACGGCGCCGAAATCCGCCCCGACTCGATGGCCACCCGGATTTGTTTCGACGAACAGACCGGCCTGGCCACGGGCGTGGAATACGTCCAGGGCGGCATTACCAGGTTCCAGCGGGCCCGGATGGTGGCGGTGGCCGGCTATTCGATCGAAACCCCGCGGCTGCTGCTGAATTCCACCTCGCCGCGCTTCCCGCAAGGGATGTGCAACGACTTTGACCAGGTGGGCCGGTACCTGATGGTCCAGGGCGCACCGCAAACCGCGGGGCGGTTCCAGGCCGAGGTGCGGATGTGGAAGGCCCCTCCCCCGGAAGTCAGCACCGAGGACTTCTACGAAACGGACCTCTCCAAGCCGTACAAGCGGGGGTTCTCCATCCAGTGCGTGTCCCCGTTGCCCATCACTTGGGCTGAACATGTTGCGGCCCAGGGGCACTGGGGGCCCACCCTTCGCCGTTACATGAGCGACTACCCGCACTGGGCCTGCCTGGGCGCGCTGTGCGAATTCCTCCCCCTGGAGGAGAACCGGGTGACCTTGGCGGAGGAAACGGACCGGCACGGGATCCCCGTGGCCCGCTTCAGCTACAGCCAGTGTGACAACGACCGGCAGCTGATGTCCGCCGCGCAGAAGGTGATGGAGGAAATCCTGACCGCCGCGGGGGCGGAGGAGGTCATCACCATCAACCGTTACGCGCACCTGGTGGGCGGGGCGCGGATGTCAGCCACCCAGGAGGACGGCGTGGTGGACCGGAACTGCCGCAGCTTCGCGGTACCCAATCTCCTGGTCACCGACGGCAGCGTGCTGCCCACCCAGGGCAGCGCCAATCCTGCCCTGACCATCATGGCGCTGGCGGCCCGGGCCGCCCGCGTCCTGGTCCAAGGCGCCCGCCGCGGCGCCCCGATGAGCGCAAAGGAAGACTGA
- a CDS encoding thiamine pyrophosphate-requiring protein: MATTVADYLLSRLGEWGVDKVFGFPGDGINGILAAFGKAGNQPKFIQARHEEMAAFEAVGYAKYGGRVAVCMATSGPGAIHLLNGLYDAKLDHVPVVAIVGQTARSAMGGSYQQEVDLLTLFKDVASDYVQMVTVPQQLPNVIDRAIRIAEAQQAPTAVIIPADVQELEYAAPTHDFKMVPSSVGVRWPDLQPDSEAIRGAAQLLNEGSKVAILIGQGARGAAAEVREVAELLGARVAKALLGKDALPDDLPYVTGSIGLLGTRPSYEMMRDCDTLLTVGSSFPYTQFLPEPGQARGVQIDVDPKMIGLRYTNEFNIVADAATALRALIPHLARKQDRSWRENLESNIRRWWETMHDEAMVSANPVNPMRLFAELSTRLPADAMLSADSGSSANWYARQLKFRDGVRGSLSGNLATMGPGVPYAIGAKFAFPGRPAIAFAGDGAMQMNGLAELITVKHYWHEWADPRLVVAVLHNNDLNQVTWEMRAMGGVPAFRESQVLPDVDYAGFAESLGLQGLHVEDPDDVGPAWEKALAADRPTVLDVRTDPDIPPIPPHATLEQARKTAEAMIKGDDSAWGVVKEGVKTKIQEFLPHKEG, translated from the coding sequence ATGGCAACAACAGTGGCCGACTACCTGCTCTCCCGGCTGGGTGAGTGGGGCGTGGACAAGGTCTTCGGTTTCCCCGGAGACGGCATCAACGGCATCCTCGCCGCCTTTGGCAAGGCGGGCAACCAACCCAAATTCATCCAGGCCAGGCACGAGGAGATGGCGGCGTTCGAGGCCGTGGGCTACGCCAAGTACGGCGGGCGCGTTGCCGTGTGCATGGCCACCTCCGGGCCCGGGGCCATCCATCTGCTCAACGGCCTCTATGACGCCAAGCTGGACCACGTTCCGGTGGTGGCCATCGTGGGGCAGACCGCCCGCAGCGCCATGGGCGGATCCTACCAGCAGGAGGTTGACCTGCTGACCCTGTTCAAGGACGTTGCCTCGGACTATGTCCAGATGGTCACCGTTCCCCAGCAGCTGCCCAATGTCATCGACAGGGCCATCCGGATCGCCGAGGCCCAACAGGCGCCCACCGCGGTGATCATCCCGGCGGACGTGCAGGAACTCGAGTACGCCGCCCCCACGCACGATTTCAAGATGGTGCCCTCGAGCGTTGGGGTGCGCTGGCCGGACCTCCAGCCGGACAGCGAGGCAATCCGCGGCGCCGCCCAGCTCCTGAACGAGGGATCCAAGGTGGCCATCCTGATTGGGCAGGGCGCCCGCGGTGCGGCTGCCGAGGTCCGGGAGGTGGCGGAACTGCTGGGGGCCAGGGTGGCCAAGGCGCTGCTGGGGAAGGACGCGCTGCCCGATGACCTGCCCTACGTCACCGGTTCCATCGGGCTGCTGGGCACCCGGCCCAGCTACGAAATGATGCGGGACTGCGACACCCTGCTCACGGTGGGGTCCAGCTTCCCGTACACCCAGTTCCTGCCGGAACCCGGCCAGGCCCGCGGCGTGCAGATCGACGTGGACCCGAAAATGATCGGGCTGCGCTACACCAACGAATTCAACATCGTGGCCGACGCAGCCACGGCCCTGCGCGCCCTGATCCCGCACCTGGCGCGGAAGCAGGACCGGTCCTGGCGGGAAAACCTGGAGTCAAATATCAGGCGCTGGTGGGAGACCATGCACGACGAAGCCATGGTCAGCGCCAACCCCGTCAACCCGATGCGGCTGTTCGCCGAGCTCTCCACCCGGCTGCCGGCGGACGCGATGCTCAGCGCGGATTCCGGTTCCTCCGCCAACTGGTACGCGCGGCAGCTGAAGTTCCGGGACGGCGTCCGTGGTTCGTTGTCCGGGAACCTGGCCACCATGGGCCCGGGCGTCCCCTACGCCATCGGCGCCAAGTTCGCCTTCCCGGGCCGGCCCGCCATCGCGTTCGCTGGTGACGGCGCTATGCAGATGAACGGGCTGGCGGAGCTCATTACCGTGAAGCACTACTGGCACGAATGGGCTGATCCCCGCCTGGTGGTGGCCGTCCTTCACAACAACGACCTAAACCAGGTCACGTGGGAGATGCGGGCAATGGGCGGCGTGCCGGCCTTCCGCGAATCCCAGGTCCTGCCCGACGTCGACTACGCGGGTTTCGCCGAAAGCCTGGGTTTGCAGGGCCTCCACGTGGAGGATCCCGACGACGTGGGGCCGGCTTGGGAGAAGGCCCTCGCCGCGGACCGGCCCACCGTGCTGGACGTCCGCACCGATCCCGACATTCCGCCGATTCCGCCGCACGCCACCCTTGAGCAGGCGCGGAAGACGGCGGAGGCCATGATCAAGGGCGATGACAGCGCCTGGGGTGTGGTGAAGGAAGGGGTCAAGACCAAGATCCAGGAATTCCTGCCGCACAAGGAGGGCTGA
- a CDS encoding enolase C-terminal domain-like protein gives MSAATHVTAIRASAYTVPTDAPEADGTYSWDSTTLVLVEADGGGTTGLGWTYAPAAAAALVEGLLAPAVEGLDVLDVPAAAAAMARAVRNPGRTGLGSYAVSAVDCALWDLKARLLELPLHKLLGAVQDTVAVYGSGGFTTYTEDQLRDQLQGWAQEQRIPRVKIKIGQDSGTNVPRDLERIRQARAAVGPGTELFVDANGGYTAKQAVRVMRDAAEERVTWFEEPVSSDDLTGLRAVRAAVDADVAAGEYGTGLPYFQRMCSADAVDCLQADVSRCGGISEWLRIAAVAAAHGLEVSGHCAPHLSAAVAAATPNFRHLEWFHDHVRIEDLFFDGTLDPGGGCVRPSDAPGNGLAFRAADAEPYRIR, from the coding sequence ATGTCCGCCGCCACCCACGTCACCGCAATCCGGGCCAGCGCCTACACGGTTCCCACCGACGCACCGGAAGCGGACGGCACCTACAGCTGGGACTCCACCACGCTGGTCCTGGTGGAGGCGGACGGCGGCGGGACGACTGGCCTGGGCTGGACCTACGCGCCGGCGGCAGCGGCGGCCCTGGTGGAAGGGCTGCTGGCCCCGGCCGTGGAGGGCCTTGACGTCCTGGACGTGCCGGCGGCGGCCGCGGCGATGGCCCGGGCGGTGCGCAACCCGGGCCGGACGGGCCTGGGCTCCTATGCCGTGTCCGCCGTCGACTGTGCCCTCTGGGACCTGAAGGCGCGGCTGCTGGAGCTGCCGCTGCACAAACTCCTCGGCGCCGTCCAGGACACCGTGGCGGTGTACGGCAGCGGTGGCTTCACCACCTACACCGAGGACCAGCTGCGGGACCAGCTGCAGGGCTGGGCACAGGAGCAGCGCATCCCCCGCGTGAAGATCAAGATCGGCCAGGACAGCGGAACGAACGTCCCACGGGACCTGGAGCGCATCCGCCAGGCGCGTGCCGCCGTCGGCCCCGGTACCGAACTGTTCGTGGACGCCAACGGCGGCTACACCGCCAAGCAGGCGGTCCGGGTGATGCGGGACGCAGCAGAAGAGCGGGTCACGTGGTTCGAAGAACCGGTCTCGAGCGACGACCTGACGGGGCTGCGGGCGGTGCGGGCCGCCGTCGACGCCGACGTGGCAGCCGGGGAATACGGAACGGGACTGCCCTACTTCCAGCGCATGTGCAGCGCGGACGCCGTGGACTGCCTGCAGGCGGACGTCAGCAGGTGCGGCGGGATCAGCGAATGGCTACGGATCGCCGCCGTCGCTGCCGCCCACGGCCTGGAGGTCTCGGGGCACTGCGCACCCCACCTGAGTGCCGCCGTCGCAGCCGCAACACCCAACTTCCGGCATCTGGAATGGTTCCACGACCACGTCCGGATCGAGGACCTGTTCTTCGACGGAACCCTTGACCCCGGCGGCGGGTGCGTCCGGCCATCGGATGCCCCCGGAAACGGGCTGGCCTTCCGCGCCGCCGACGCAGAGCCCTACCGGATTCGCTGA
- a CDS encoding ZIP family metal transporter produces the protein MPEWLQAWMWGTIAGGALVVGCALAWKWKIPPKVVSSVMSFGAGVLISALSFQLVEEAVNGGGLWPTIGGFATGALVYVAANSLLAMKGAKHRKRSGGRQPSEQEKPGSGTAIAIGALLDGIPESVVLGVGLVTAGAVSPAMLAAVFISNVPEGLSSTAGMKKAGRGAKYVFGVWGGIAVLSGLAALIGFVLLQGAPGEVVAFITAVAAGAILAMLADTMIPEAFEEHHLLTGLIAAAGFLAAFTVDQVGG, from the coding sequence ATGCCGGAATGGTTGCAGGCATGGATGTGGGGCACCATCGCCGGCGGGGCCCTGGTGGTGGGGTGCGCCCTGGCGTGGAAGTGGAAGATCCCGCCAAAAGTTGTGTCCTCCGTGATGTCCTTCGGCGCGGGGGTCCTGATCTCCGCGTTGTCTTTCCAACTCGTGGAGGAAGCCGTCAACGGCGGCGGGCTCTGGCCCACCATCGGCGGGTTCGCCACCGGCGCCCTGGTCTACGTGGCCGCCAATTCCCTGCTGGCAATGAAAGGCGCCAAGCACCGGAAGCGCTCGGGCGGCAGGCAGCCCTCCGAGCAGGAGAAGCCGGGCAGCGGGACGGCCATCGCCATCGGGGCGCTGCTGGACGGCATCCCGGAATCGGTGGTTTTGGGCGTGGGGCTGGTGACGGCCGGGGCCGTGAGCCCGGCGATGCTGGCCGCCGTCTTCATCTCCAATGTCCCGGAGGGGCTTTCCAGCACTGCGGGCATGAAGAAGGCCGGACGCGGTGCCAAGTATGTGTTCGGGGTGTGGGGTGGGATCGCCGTACTCTCCGGGCTGGCCGCCCTGATCGGGTTCGTGCTCCTGCAGGGCGCCCCGGGGGAAGTGGTGGCCTTCATTACCGCCGTGGCGGCCGGAGCCATCTTGGCCATGCTCGCGGACACGATGATTCCCGAAGCCTTCGAGGAGCACCATCTGCTCACCGGGCTGATTGCCGCCGCTGGTTTCCTGGCTGCCTTCACGGTGGACCAGGTGGGCGGGTAG
- a CDS encoding glycoside hydrolase family 15 protein: MASIEDYAIIGDLHTAALVGRSGSVDWMCLPNFDSPACFAALLDTPDAGRWRLAPAGAGDCTRRRYRPGTLILETEWDTADGSVRVTDFMPARDDSADMVRIVEGLKGSVAMQGELCLRFDYGRIAPWVRRMDHGISAIAGPDAAYLSTPAPLEGRDMRTVSEFTVKAGDRIPFVLRWAHSYKPVPDRTDPESALASTQEYWEQWSGRNSMDGKYKDAVERSLITLKALTYAPTGGIVAAATTSLPEDPGGSRNWDYRFCWLRDATLTLQSLLACGYVDEAAAWREWLLRAVAGNPADLQIMYGLDGTRRLPEAELPWLAGFEKSKPVRTGNAAAPQLQLDVWGEVLDGLALTRAADPDTTDDSWDIQVALMEFLEGAWDRPDNGLWEMRGPRRHFTHSKVMAWVAADRMVKAVQESGLPGPGDRWARLRKEIHEDVMAHGFDEKRNTFVQSYGSRELDASLLLIPRVGFLPHDHPRVVGTVDAIQRNLTEDGFVLRYHPGASNDGLPGTEGVFLACSFWLADALLGIGRRDEAVELFERLLSLRNDVGLLSEEWDPRRGRQLGNTPQAFSHFPLIHCALQLHHGPHHSNAPMKGKHSDLK; the protein is encoded by the coding sequence ATGGCAAGCATCGAAGACTATGCGATCATCGGTGACCTGCATACGGCGGCGTTGGTGGGCCGGAGCGGGTCCGTTGACTGGATGTGCCTGCCGAACTTCGATTCGCCGGCCTGCTTCGCGGCCCTGCTGGACACCCCGGACGCGGGACGGTGGCGGCTGGCCCCCGCCGGGGCCGGAGACTGCACCCGGCGGCGCTACCGGCCCGGCACGCTGATCCTGGAGACGGAATGGGACACCGCGGACGGAAGCGTCAGGGTCACGGACTTCATGCCGGCCAGGGATGATTCCGCGGATATGGTGCGGATTGTGGAAGGCCTGAAAGGGAGCGTCGCCATGCAGGGGGAATTGTGCCTGCGCTTCGACTACGGCCGCATCGCTCCGTGGGTCCGCCGCATGGATCATGGCATCAGCGCCATCGCCGGCCCGGACGCCGCCTACCTCAGCACCCCCGCGCCCCTGGAGGGCCGGGACATGCGGACCGTCAGCGAGTTCACCGTCAAGGCCGGGGACCGCATCCCGTTCGTCCTCCGGTGGGCGCACAGCTACAAGCCGGTTCCGGACCGGACCGATCCGGAGAGCGCGCTGGCCTCCACCCAGGAGTATTGGGAGCAATGGAGCGGCCGGAACTCCATGGACGGGAAGTACAAGGACGCCGTGGAGCGGTCCCTGATCACGCTCAAGGCGCTCACCTACGCGCCCACCGGGGGCATCGTGGCCGCCGCCACCACCTCGCTGCCGGAGGATCCGGGCGGCAGCCGCAACTGGGACTACCGCTTCTGCTGGCTGCGCGATGCCACCCTGACGCTGCAGTCCCTGCTGGCCTGCGGCTATGTGGATGAGGCCGCGGCCTGGCGGGAGTGGCTGCTGCGCGCGGTGGCGGGAAACCCTGCTGACCTGCAGATCATGTACGGGCTGGACGGTACCCGGAGGCTGCCGGAAGCCGAGCTGCCGTGGCTGGCGGGCTTCGAGAAGTCCAAACCGGTGCGCACCGGCAATGCCGCCGCCCCGCAGCTGCAGCTGGACGTGTGGGGAGAGGTCCTGGACGGCCTGGCCCTCACCCGGGCCGCGGACCCCGATACCACGGACGATTCCTGGGACATCCAGGTGGCGTTGATGGAGTTCCTGGAGGGGGCGTGGGACAGGCCGGACAACGGGCTCTGGGAGATGCGCGGACCCCGGCGCCATTTCACCCATTCCAAGGTGATGGCCTGGGTGGCGGCGGACCGGATGGTGAAGGCCGTGCAGGAGTCCGGCCTTCCCGGTCCCGGCGACCGCTGGGCCAGGCTGCGGAAGGAAATCCACGAAGACGTCATGGCCCACGGGTTCGACGAAAAACGCAACACTTTCGTCCAGTCCTACGGCAGCAGGGAACTCGATGCCAGCCTGCTGCTGATCCCCCGTGTGGGGTTCCTTCCCCACGACCATCCCCGCGTGGTGGGCACCGTGGACGCGATCCAGCGGAACCTGACGGAGGACGGGTTTGTCCTCCGGTACCATCCGGGAGCGAGCAATGACGGGTTGCCCGGCACGGAGGGCGTCTTCCTGGCCTGCTCCTTCTGGCTGGCGGACGCGCTGCTGGGCATCGGGCGCCGAGATGAGGCGGTGGAGCTGTTCGAACGCCTGCTGTCCCTGCGCAATGACGTGGGCCTGCTCAGCGAGGAATGGGATCCCCGCCGCGGACGGCAACTGGGCAACACGCCCCAGGCCTTCAGCCACTTCCCGCTGATCCACTGCGCCCTCCAGCTGCACCACGGCCCGCACCACAGCAACGCCCCGATGAAGGGAAAGCACTCCGACCTGAAGTGA